One Portunus trituberculatus isolate SZX2019 chromosome 45, ASM1759143v1, whole genome shotgun sequence DNA segment encodes these proteins:
- the LOC123519316 gene encoding maspardin-like, with protein MEFESDLSCTLEYKSFRSTVPLKQIVVDSDGLKVWKVYEAGPREVRCPLVCLPPVIGTADCFYRQVLSLTARGYRVISVEYPVYWNVMDWCEGFKHLLDRLDVDQAHILGASLGGFLAQKFAELTSNSPRVASLILCNSFIDTKIFNYTDSSSVFWMLPSTLLKKMIIGRFPRKLMDPHIADSIDFMVERLECLSQSELASRLTLNCSPDYVQPQKVEMEVTLVDVFDESALSQSVKEEMYKCYPNARLAHLKTGGNFPFLSRADEVNMYIQVHLRGYEGTHLSATDSGTPVER; from the exons ATGGAGTTTGAAAGTGATTTGTCATGTACGCTGGAATACAAGAGTTTTCGAAGCACTGTGCCTCTGAAACAGATTGTAGTTGACAGTGATGGGTTGAAG GTATggaaggtttatgaggcggGGCCCAGGGAGGTGCGATGCCCCTTGGTATGCCTGCCGCCTGTCATTGGAACAGCTGACTGCTTCTATAGACAAGTGCTTTCCCTGACAGCACGAGGATACAGAGTTATATCG GTGGAGTATCCAGTATATTGGAATGTTATGGACTGGTGTGAGGGATTCAAGCACCTGCTCGACCGTCTGGATGTGGACCAGGCTCACATCCTAGGT GCTTCACTTGGAGGATTTTTGGCCCAGAAGTTTGCTGAGCTGACCTCAAATTCTCCCCGGGTTGCCTCACTCATTCTGTGTAATTCCTTCATTGATACAAAGATCTTCAACTATACAGACTCATCTTCAGT ATTTTGGATGTTGCCTTCAACTCTGCTCAAGAAAATGATTATTGGACGGTTTCCCAGAAAACTGATGGACCCCCATATTGCTGACTCCATAGACTTCATGGTGGAAAGA TTGGAATGTTTGTCTCAGAGTGAGTTAGCTTCAAGACTCACCCTCAATTGTTCTCCAGACTATGTTCAACCTCAGAAAGTTGAG ATGGAGGTGACGCTGGTTGATGTCTTTGATGAGTCTGCCTTGTCCCAATCTGTAAAGGAGGAAATGTACAAGTGTTATCCAAATGCCCGTCTGGCTCACCTGAAGACAGGAGgcaactttcctttcctctcaagaGCAGATGAAGTTAATATGTACATACAG GTTCACTTGCGAGGTTATGAAGGCACCCATCTGAGTGCCACCGACTCTGGCACACCAGTGGAGCGATAG
- the LOC123519317 gene encoding electron transfer flavoprotein regulatory factor 1-like isoform X1: MTQVADTRQAPPGMMLTSLCLGTKGVSLPFTSIRGGIALISSPKEDKESFSSSQSLPYWSTGSFHQSTTTMSQKSQVIQLYKNLLYLGREYPMGYEYFREKLKNAFLKNRNETDPRRITEMIARGEYVIKEIEALYMLRKYRTLKRRYYDTEDANKQATN; encoded by the exons ATGACTCAGGTGGCCGACACCCGACAGGCGCCACCAGGGATGATGTTGACCTCACTCTG TTTGGGGACAAAAGGTGTCAGTCTCCCCTTTACCTCCATAAGGGGAGGTATAGCACTGATCTCCTCaccaaaagaagacaaggaaagcttctcttcttctcagtCCTTACCATATTGGAGTACAG GAAGTTTCCATCAGTCCACCACAACCATGTCTCAGAAGTCGCAAGTAATACAGCTGTATAAAAAT CTGCTGTACCTGGGACGTGAGTATCCCATGGGCTATGAGTACTTCAGGGAGAAGCTGAAGAATGCCTTCCTCAAGAACAGAAATGAAACAGACCCCAGACGgatcacagagatgattgcCCGTGGCGAGTACGTCATTAAGGAGATCGAGGCGCTGTACATGTTGCGCAAGTACAGGACTCTCAAGCGACGCTACTACGACACAGAGGATGCCAACAAACAGGCCACCAACTAG
- the LOC123519317 gene encoding electron transfer flavoprotein regulatory factor 1-like isoform X2, whose amino-acid sequence MSQKSQVIQLYKNLLYLGREYPMGYEYFREKLKNAFLKNRNETDPRRITEMIARGEYVIKEIEALYMLRKYRTLKRRYYDTEDANKQATN is encoded by the exons ATGTCTCAGAAGTCGCAAGTAATACAGCTGTATAAAAAT CTGCTGTACCTGGGACGTGAGTATCCCATGGGCTATGAGTACTTCAGGGAGAAGCTGAAGAATGCCTTCCTCAAGAACAGAAATGAAACAGACCCCAGACGgatcacagagatgattgcCCGTGGCGAGTACGTCATTAAGGAGATCGAGGCGCTGTACATGTTGCGCAAGTACAGGACTCTCAAGCGACGCTACTACGACACAGAGGATGCCAACAAACAGGCCACCAACTAG